The DNA region tatttaatttaattgttgttttggAGATGTATGAGATGTTGTTATATTATGATTGAAGTTACGAATGGTAGAACGTGGCTTTAATTTAGTAACAAACAGTTACAGTTTAATTGTAATTAACTCATgcatataatttaataataatgtttttgatatatttctaaGTAAAATAAGCTAGAACGGTCGACATCTCATAAGAATACACGAAAAGGAGGGGAAAAAAAAGACATTCTAGCATTGATGGAGgcaattgatttgattttgaactTAAATAGATGTCGTAATAGAAACAaaagtgttttaatataatcCATGGCACCTTAATTAGCTGGGCCTTCATTGTTGAACTGATTTTGatggtttaatatttttatacacCAGCTAGCAAACTTGTTGTCGCAAAGAACCAGTTAGATCATATACGACCGATGagtatgatgatgatctcttgtaCCATTCGGCTAAGGTCATTCTGAgtaccaatcaaattttataaacgAAAAGAACAAGACGAGAGCAGGAAAAGGCCAGAAAGAATGAAACCATAAAAGAATGGTGTGGGACGAACAAAAGTCACATGGAGGGTATATGTATTTCCCAACAATGCTACAAAATTGACGTCGCCGTCTTGACAATAACTGTAATGTTCATGAAAGTGATCATTCCTTTGTTCCtctataacttaaaaaaaaatcttctatatatgtatatttttcatatCGTATTCCACATACGTTATAGGCGTGAAACTAGTTATTATATTGTACACGTAGAAAAAGGTAACTCTATTTATCGTTTGGAACAATAGGTACATGGTATTTTGATTACACGTAACAAGACTAGTAATAACATACGAGTAAAGTAACCAACCATATGTACCATATTAATGCTTTAGATGTTTTTTACATTTGAAATACCATTGCTTGTTGCATAATACTATTGGCCACCACACatgataaattttgaatatgaaatctttaagaaaaaaaagaaaaaaggagtcGCAGTAACAACATCGAATCGAAGGAGGAGGAGTAAATCAAGTCACGTGCTCGTTCAGGCCAATTTGCCTGCACTCTCCATTTCAACTTCACGTGCTTTCACATTATTTCTCTTTAATGTCTCTCTCCTCCTTCCTCTTCATATTTACCTTCTATACCACtctattgtttttagtttttaccatATGATTTGATTATACAAAAATCACATAATCACGTAATTAATCagatcatatacatatatatatattcatcaaattaacaaataaactATCTCCATCCACACTATATAATACGGAAATGAAATCTGGTGGTTGCCATTTCTTACATCATGTAATCTTTAAAGTCAAATCATATTTTTGGCCCCagaaattataaaacatttaaaaaaacagGATTAAAATCTGATTAATAGCATCATTGATACGCTGAACAAGTCAAATGTCAAACACACATCACTATGTACAGCATATCATTACCAGAAACACAACATATTTTTGTCTTAATCGGTTTTATTAATTANNNNNNNNNNNNNNNNNNNNNNNNNNNNNNNNNNNNNNNNNNNNNNNNNNNNNNNNNNNNNNNNNNNNNNNNNNNNNNNNNNNNNNNNNNNNNNNNNNNNNNNNNNNNNNNNNNNNNNNNNNNNNNNNNNNNNNNNNNNNNNNNNNNNNNNNNNNNNNNNNNNNNNNNNNNNNNNNNNNNNNNNNNNNNNNNNNNNNNNNNNNNNNNNNNNNNNNNNNNNNNNNNNNNNNNNNNNNNNNNNNNNNNNNNNNNNNNNNNNNNNNNNNNNNNNNNNNNNNNNNNNNNNNNNNNNNNNNNNNNNNNNNNNNNNNNNNNNNNNNNNNNNNNNNNNNNNNNNNNNNNNNNNNNNNNNNNNNNNNNNNNNNNNNNNNNNNNNNNNNNNNNNNNNNNNNNNNNNNNNNNNNNNNNNNNNNNNNNNNNNNNNNNNNNNNNNNNNNNNNNatatatatatatatatattcatcaaattaacaaataaactATCTCCATCCACACTATATAATACGGAAATGAAATCTGGTGGTTGCCATTTCTTACATCATGTAATCTTTAAAGTCAAATCATATTTTTGGCCCCagaaattataaaacatttaaaaaaacagGATTAAAATCTGATTAATAGCATCATTGATACGCTGAACAAGTCAAATGTCAAACACACATCACTATGTACAGCATATCATTACCAGAAACACAACATATTTTTGTCTTAATcggttttattaattaatagattttatacTGTAAAGTTTTGGAACTGTTCTAAAGGTTCGCCAGTTAGGATATATATTCCATTACCTGtcagttttaattttgtttcattttatttttttgtcctgTTCTAACATATTATTTGGTTATGGTTTCATTACtttatttgaattttcaaatcatatattatatcatatctAGCTTTTGTTCTGTGAGAGATTTAACACgacatcagaaaaaaaaaaggacagaaTCTTTCTGACCTATACACTATATCTGTAAGAAAAACTCACCAATATGActataactattttctttaaatccaatttagatttatttttaattataaagattattattactattatttccATGATTTTCTACCCATATAGAATTTaacctaattaataaaaatgaattagcAATTGGGAAGAATAATGAAAGCAAAGAAAGTGTAGTCAAACAGTACATTTAAGTTCAGTAAATTAGAGAAAtctacataataataataataataataataataataatacccgTTATTAAATTGAATGtgatattatgttttataaaaataatccaatttcaatttttttttttttaaaaacggacCACAGATTTCTAATTAATATTggtaataaaagaaacaaattaaataaatgaaatagaATTTTTGAATTGAACAAACTAGTTAGAGTTTATCTACTTTTTTAGTTGGATTAAAATATTTAGCAATATTGTCAATTTAagaccattttttttctttaattgtttcCCGAAGTAGATAAAAGTCTATTATCAAGTTGTATATATCATCAactttatttttcataaaaaaaaaaatgtaactatcGCATATTGCAATATAAAAAGCCAATTTAATtacatgaaaatgaaaatagtaacattattttaattttaattgtttgtctCGCTCCTTCCTTCCCTCTACTTTCTTTGTTGTTAGCAtttaaaaaccccaaaataacccaaaaactGTCTCTACGAATTATATCGTCGGAGTCGGagaagtctctctctctctctctcccgcCATTTAATGCTAACACGTTTTAtcacataaccaaaaaaaaaaactctaaacggcaaaaaaaaaaatgtcattatcTCCGTCGTCATCTTCAACATCGCCGTCGTCGCAGTCACCGTCAACACCAcctgatctaaaacaaagagtCATCGCTTGTCTCAACAAGCTCGCTGATCGAGACACGTTAGCTCTCGCTTCAGCGGAGCTCGACTCCATCGCTAAAAGCCTCACTCACGACTCCTTCTCTCCGTTTCTCAACTGTATCCACAACACTGACTCCTCCGTTAAATCTCCGGTCAGGAAACAGTGCGTCGCTCTCTTGTCGCTTCTCTCTCGTTACCACGGCGATTCCCTGACGCCTCACCTCGCTAAGATGGTTTCCACCGTCATCCGCCGTCTCCGAGATCCGGATTCCTCTGTTCGCTCCGCTTGCGCCGTCGCTACGGCTGATATGTCTGCTCACGTCACGAGGCAGCCTTTCGCTTCCGTCGCGAAGCCGTTGATCGAGACTTTGGTTCAGGAAGGTGACTCGAATCTTCAGATCGGAGCGGCGTTGTGTTTGGCAGCGTCTGTTGAAGCTGCGACGGATCCGGAGTCAGAGCAGCTGAGGAAGTCGTTGCCTAAGATTGGGAAGTTGCTTAAGAGTGAAGGTTTTAAAGCTAAGGCTGCGTTGTTGAGTGCCGTCGGGAGTATCATTACCGCCGGTGGTGCGGGGACTAAACCGGTTTTGGATTGGTTAGTTCCGGTTTTGATTGAGTTTTTAAGCTGCGAGGATTGGGCTGCGAGGAAGTCTGCTGCGGAGGCGTTGGGTAAAGTTGCGACGGCTGAAGACTTGGCTTCTCAATACAAGAAAGCTTCCACGGCGGCTCTTGAGAGCAGAAGATTTGATAaggtaaagaaataaaaataaaagagagaccTGTCAGTTAATTTTGGtatgtgttctgtttttgaCGCTTAGTGGATTATACAATGTAGGTGAAAAGTGTGAGAGAAACTATGAATCGAGCATTGAATCTATGGAAGGAAGTTTCAAATGATGATGAAGCTTCTTTATCTCCATCAAGATCTTCTTCAACAGGTATGTGTGCTAGTCATGActttgttgttgtctctgtATACATACAgtgaaaatgtaaattttttaactttcttgAATTATACAAATTTGGTTATCAGATGATGGTAGTAGCATTGGATGCTTTACCTCAGTCACAAGAAGTTCAACAATGGACGTTGGTTTTAAATCCGGTAGACCAAAGAAAGTAATGCCTATGATGAAGAGGTCCCCATCTTTGCCTGTGAATAGATCATATCCAGCAACTAGACAAAAGGAGAACCTTCCAAAGAGAAATCAAGGGAATATGACCATGTTAGCAGCTGAAGCCTCTATTGTGGATAACAACAAGGGACCACCACAGTTTACTCCGGTTAAGCAATCTTCGGAAGAGACGGCGAAATCAGGGCCAGGGGGACCAGATATAATCAAACATACCATCTCTGAGAAAAGCCGGGAAGATAACAAAGTATCTGGCTTTGGTGGTTTGAAGTCTGGCTCAAGGGTTGCACCTTGCAGTAGTGACGATGGTGATTCTTACGATTCTGTTGCCAAGAACTGTGAAGATGAGATAGATGACAGCAGGAAAGATAGTGAGGAACTGTCTTTGATACGGGAACAGCTTGCTCTCATTGAGAATCAACAGTCTAGTCTCTTAGACCTACTACAGGTATTATAATTGGTATTAGTGTAAATGGAATGTTTAGTTATGAAGATGATGACTCAGTCCTCCTCACTGATGTAGTACTtcgttttttttcattttggaattttagaaatTCATGGGAACCTCACAGAGTGGCATACAGTCTCTGGAGTCTCGTGTCAGCGGTCTAGAGATGGCTTTGGATGAAATATCATGCGATCTGGCGGTTTCTAACGGAAGAGTTCCTAAGAATAGTAGTGGCTGTGCAGGAGAGAGTTGTTCAAAACTACCTGGTACAGAGTTCTAAAATCCCAAGTTCTGGAAAAAGACCGAGGAGAGACCACGGATTAGAAACACAGCTAGTGAAATGGCTGCTCATGGCCGAGAATCAACAACATACGCGAACAACATTCAAAGAGGAGGTCCTGTTTTTCAAAAGAGATCACCAAGAGACCAGTTCCAAGACTCTATGCATACAACACTACAGAAACCAACCACCAGGTAAAAAAGCATCTTTTATTAGTTGCTTTCCTCAGTGATTTTGCTTCTGAAGCTTTGGTAGTTTGGTTAGTAAAGGTTTGCTTTGCGTATTCAGATTATCTACTTGAAGtaaagagaggagaaagagtGCACTTGAgtgattcaatttttttgagGAAGAGAGTGATGAAGCTGACCAGACACTGACTCAAGAAgctgaaaatgaaaaacaaaaagagccAAATCTCAGATTCGATGCTCTGCTTCAAACCGCTTGTTTGAAATTTTAAGCTCTCTCTGATCACACATGTTAAAGGAAGCTtcgtattattaatttaatcagTGAGTGAATCAAGAGAGAGtttcaaaaagattaaaatgCATGTGAATAGATCTGATATTTATTGTAATGTCAGCATTAGAGTTATTGACAAAACCATGAATAGAAGAAGAGATGTAAAGATTTGTGTGActgtgtttgtgtttctttactCCGAGATCTGTACTGTAAATCTTTTGGGAAAGAAAGGAATTATTGGTTTGCTGCTACGTAAGAATCAAGACAATACACAAATGAGTTCACTACACTCAATAATAATATGTCATGTCAGCGTCAGAAATTATTGAATGCCAACTCCTATTCATATGACGGTCTGATACATACACAATAAAACGATTTTTTTACATATAGTGATAAATGGATGATAAGATAAGGTAGGTGATAAAAACATGACTACCACAAAAGTCCTGCATTGGTTTCAGGATCATGGTCCCGCGTTGCAATGGACGAACctaatttcaaaacaaaacaaaaaaaaatactccatTAAAGGGATCATTTAATCAGTTGGCAAATCCGGTGGCCGCAAATGTTGAATAATATTATATCATGTACGCCATTCATCccattctttttggttttgaattacCAAGAGGGTTATTATGGATCTTTGGGTTGATTAATTCTTCGGACCAGAGACCAAAACAAGTAATATCATAGTCGGTATTGATATGAAAACTTGCTTGTGTCCATGATGTTAAAGCGAACTATACCGCATCAGACTAGGGAAAAGTACAACCGAATAAGTCAAAGTAAGAGTCAGCAGCTGGATTCCTTTTCGTTTGTTGTATGCAATGCAACTAATCAACTATTCATCTGTATACAGCCGCACGTGGTCGGTCTTTGTGGTCAGAAAATTGCAACTCATCGTCTCACTCTATTAATTTTAAGGCAGCCCCAATTGGGCCCAAATGTAGGATTGACTTTGGTTTGTTTAGCTTGTGACCCAATCGTTGTGGAATTTTTGTAACTTCTAAAACTCCAGAGGAAGAAACATTTATTGGCAACATGGtaccaaaaaaacaatggtTCCAAACTCGGAGTAGAAGTCAAATCGGCTCAACCTAACAACGAGATCTTTAAGTTTCATTTGTGCACTTTTCTCATATTTTCACCTAATTATGGAAGTAATTTGACTGGTTTTGGGAACTTCTcttattactatatccaaaagaTGATTGTATTTTGATAACGATAAACACACTTTGATAAGGGTAAACACACTCTTCAGATTAAGAACTCAGACAATACAACTGAACCAATGTTTATGGAGGAACAAAGATTCACTTCTCAGCTACCTATGGTATAGAATGAAGAAACAACCCTAGCTAGTACTGAGGAAGACACCAAACTCTCACAGAAACAcgccaagaagaagaagatgatgcaaACTCACAATTTCTGATTATTCGCATAAACTTCACAatgatctcttctttctctatatatctcTCGATCTCATCCTCTTTTCTAACAAACCCTCCCAGCCACTAAGCTTCTGCCAACACATCATTCACCTCTTAGCCAATCATCCCTCTATGTCAGCTACTCTTCACTACTCTTTATTTTCCCTGTAACATATTTAAGTATTTATGCATATTGTATATGCAATTCTGAGATCTATTGGGTTTTACGTAAACCTAGCAAACTAGCAGAGCCATAAAATCTTGTCCGTGGTGGAACAAAAGTTGTCAGAACTTATTGTGAAAATTTGGAGATTGTTGTGAACTTGTGCGATCGATAATTAACCcaaaagtgaaagaaaagtATTGGGAGCTTCAAACTCAatattagcttcttcttcttatttttggtCTTAATGTGAAGACAAATACTAGCTATTTTATTAGAAAGATTTTACGTAGAGGATTAATTAAAGTGTTTTGGAAGTTACCGTGCATAATCGACGATGGCCTCAAGGCCCCTCAACATTTATACGCCTAgggttatagacttatagtttAGTTTTGTTAGGAGTTGACTCATTGTGGATAGTACTGGTACTGGATAATAACATgcatgtgtatgtatatatggtAGATAaacatattatgttttttttttttggtatgctATAAAGATATGTACTCGATAAGAAATGATAAAACAGCAAAGATAAAGTATGGGAAACGGAAAGAAGAATGTAGCTGGTTTTTATTGCAATCATTCATAAAAGAAAGAGCCAAACAAGAATAACAAACATGATGATAAAGGggatatataaatttaagaatGGATGTATAATTGTAATGGAAGGCacattccatttttttcttatacattgtaatcatttgttaaaacttatacattaaaaaaaaaaatatgggggcgagagagagaacaaaggAACATGATTCCAGCGATTCTAAGCAATGTGCAAGACAACTTCCCACTATCCTAAAGTAAACCCTATACCTAATCTCCACGTTCTTNCACAGACGTTagaaacaattaacatatttttttttttttttttttttttttttttttttttaatttgactcATTACAGAATCGAtcaatatatgtttatttttattttatttaccaaCACTCTAAAACATGACTCATTACTATAcgatttatatagattttttttataaatgaaactCTAGTTACAAGAACCATGTTTATACTGCAAGATATTTAATTAGCTAAGACCACCaataaaaacatacatatatcaatATTTGGGATCAATACATGATTGATGATTCATATAGCatcactctctttttcttttgtccttttccaaaatttgttatgtatattatatgataagatttaattatatatgtgatatgTCTTGCTGTATATAATATAACTTACaaaatccataacaatcacGATAATTAATTTCACAAGAAACACGTATTAAACTCATTATAATACTACTAGACGTCGGTTAAAGAGGACAAACCAAGCAGTATACAAAATATCTCAAATCCAATAATACAAAGAAAGAATTAGTATTGACTAATATATCCTTAGCCAATTTGTATGTGCTTCTTTAAACACACACCATTTGATCAATGAACCAAACTTTTGAGGTCGGCAACGCAATATGGATGAAGAGCAATCGCCTTCAGCGTCACATCCATCAAGACCTACATTGTAGTAAGACGAACTAGTGTGAAGCCAATTTTAAGAGatataacaaaactaatatcATAGATCTTTTACCTTTACAAAGTAAATTTAACTAAACCATTTGATTgtattttttactaattaaaatatttggaaaGAGTTTGTCGTCGAGCATACTTGTTAGTGACAAAACATGTTCACAAGATTTTGTTTAACAAAGTGAACTTTGAAAGATGTCATTTCCTAACCAATTCTTAATTTAAAGAATACTATACAGATATAAACAGGTTTATCTAAAATACTAATTAGGTTCAACCCATTTCATCTTTGATGTCATCATCATTCAACGCcttgttattattttgttggtACAGCCAAATTAAACTAATCAACCATACATATTCCTCACCGACCAATCGTGTCGCTACACACATTAGCAGcctttaatttacaaataatccCAATCATGCTTTTGTACCAAGAGGTTTGgtcctcttcctcatcctccGGCGAATCttgaaaaacaataattatttgccgtaataaaactaaaagaccACGCAACTACACAACTGTCACAGAATCATACATacgtctctctttttttttttttgcaaaagcccttagaaaagaagaaaaaaaaagacgagaGGGAATATGGTCCACCTCATCGTCGCATCTTTGGACACAAGTCGCACAACTAGTGGCATCTTTCTCGCCTTAATTATTAAActaacacaaatcataaagaaaacCAACAGATAAAAATAATGACATTAACTCCTTAATTAATCACTTTAATTACCACAAAAGTGAGCAAATGATTAGTACTAATCGGTGGCGTTACAAGATTTTTCTAACGCGACGCGACTCAAAAATACAAAACGCGTcttccttctttgtttctttcccTTCTTTATCACACAATTCACAacgattattttatttcctttttctctttacaaattatttcagagaataaagtaatttaaattccatcatttataattatatatacattcctttctttaatctcttctctttatattaaaaaaaaaggaacaagaggaagaagaaggtacTTTTGTCGGCCggcgcaaaaaaaaaaccagatctCTTCGTCTCTAGATCAGTGTTTTATTAAGCACGGCGAAccctttgttctgtttcttctaaCAGccagaagcaaaaacaaaagtttcgatttttcttGTGGGAGGCtaagcaaaagagaagagaagaagatgatggagtATGAGAAtgggaagaagaggaaagtaCGAAACAAACATCAACTGAAAGCACAGTTCTTGTCTCAAAGGTATCTAATCTTATGCTGTTGTTTCTTcgtcttgctcttcttcttatcttccgACCGTATCTCCACACTCTCTGTTCGCTCCGATTCCCTGAGACCGTCTCTTCGTGTTCCTGCTCTCTCCGTTTTATCGTCCATGGATTCGATTCACCGTTCGTTTCACGGCGGCGTTAAGTTCCCTGAGTTGAGAGTTGACGACAGAGTTCAATTCCCCGACCACTTGTTGCTGATTCTCTCGAGTAAGATCGAGAGAGGTGGTGAGAAAAACCTAGTTTGTGTGTATCGTGGAGTAAAGGAAGAGACTTTGGTGTTGCCCTCGATTTCTAGTGACGAATTCGATGAGTTTAGATCCATTGTTCGGTGCCCTAATGCTCCTTTGAACTATTCTTCATCTGTTGATTTGCGATTCCGTGgagatttggtgaagaagaaggagcagaGGCAGAGCAGTCGTGTTCATAATTGGGAAAAACTTGGTTACGAGGCGGTGGTTGATGGTGACACGGTGGTTGTGTTTGTTAAAGGATTGACTCGAAGGCCTCACAAGGAATCAGATCCTTCTTACTACAAGTGTCAATTCGAGATTGGTGATTCGGATGAGAAAGAGGTGACTCAAGCTCTTGCTGCAGCGCAAGAAGTTGTGAGGTGTGTTTCCCCTGATAGTTTGAAGCTAAATCCAGAGATGATGTTTCGTGTGAGCGTGATTCATATTGATCCTAGAGGAAGAACTACGCCTGCTTTGCCTTCGGTTGCGAGACTCTACGGTTCTGATTTGAACGAGAAGAataagaaggaggagaagagtgTGGTTAATAATAAGCATGAGCTTTGTGTTTGTACAATGCTTTGGAACCAAGCTCCGTTCTTACGTGAATGGATCATGTATCACTCGTGGCTTGGTGTCGAACGTTGGTTTATATATGATAACAACAGCGATGATGGTATACAAGATGAGATCGAGTTGCTCAGTTTGGAGAATTACAATGTGAGTCGACATGTTTGGCCTTGGATCAAGACTCAAGAAGCTGGCTTCTCGCATTGTGCGGTTAGAGCGAAAGAAGAATGTAATTGGGTTGGATTCTTTGATGTGGACGAGTTCTACTACTTCCCTACTCATCGCTCTCAAGGCTTACCGAGCAAAAACGCTTTGAAGTCTCTTGTATCAAACTACACTTCATGGGATCTTGTTGGAGAGATCAGAACAGAATGTCATAGTTACGGTCCATCTGGTCTAACCTCGGTGCCATCACAAGGCGTGACTGTAGGTTACACTTGTAGACAAGCGAACCCCGAGAGGCATAAGTCGATCATACGGCCAGAGTTGCTCACGAGTTCATTGCTAAACGAAGTTCATCATTTTCAATTGAAAGAAGGAATCGGGCATATGAGTTTGGTGGAGAGCGTAGCCGTAGTGAACCATTACAAGTACCAAGTTTGGGAGACTTTTAAAGCAAAGTTTTACAGAAGAGTAGCTACTTATGTTGTGGACTGGCAAGAGAATCAGAATCAAGGGTCTAAAGATCGAGCTCCGGGGTTAGGGACAGAGGCCATTGAGCCGCCTGATTGGAAAAGAAGGTTTTGTGAAGTGTGGGATACTGGATTGAAGGATTTGGTATTGTCGAATTTTGCTGATCAAGTGACTGGTTATTTGCCGTGGCAAAGGCAACAACAACAggaataacttttttttttagttggttGGTTTGGTTGCTGAGAGATAACTTCATCAATTGTACATTCATTTTTACATTTGACAAGGAGATTTACATACGAAGTCTACATTAttatttccttcttttgttacttcatttttttttggggttggtGGTGGGGAGAATTGAAATTGCGtctaatcttttgtttttttcagagTTTACCACCACATGTATAAATTTCGGTAACACTNaaaaaaaaaaaaaaaaaaaatctttctttgGGTTCTTATATGAATTTATTAGTCTTTCAATCCTTGTTTAGTTTGGTTGATGATGacattcataatatattttttgtccgCATGAACAAAAGTTGTTAAGAGTGAATACATGCTTCTGATTAAGAGTCCCATTACCATGTAACAGCATCTTGGCTTTCTATGTGGGCTAAAATGTAAGTAGATGGTGTAAAAGTCCATGGACCAAAACATATTGGTCtagtgatgtttttttttatgtctctatttaaatattttgtctttttctttataacaAGTTCCAAACTCTTGTGACTTATTATTTCTTACCAGCCAACCTTTTCACAAATAAATAATCTCCATTTAAGTCATTCAATTACTAATAGatgcaaattcaaaaaaaaattcatcaattGATATGTTGgagtaaaaattttaataacaatgACTGATTTTTAAGGCAAAACCTATCAACACAcaagaaatttaaaatcatcaatccaAAAGTCCTTATTGTATAGTTtgcatttataaaaaaaacgaaagaagcTTTCCCTTTCAATGACAACATTGAGACTAGTAGAGAGACTGACTGAATGTAGTTACATCATCTTCTCTCAAACACAtgcttttttttcaaaactgcGTCGTTTTGTTatcagattctttttttttttcccaaacaaaacaaaccatcaaaataccaaacaaaccaagaaaaaaacaagaaaaaaaatactaatttccACTAAAAGTTactaataagaaaacaaaaaaaatagtcaaaagtttctctttctctctctcagtaTTACACAAACAGTCAATGAACCTTCTTCCGCCAtagaagctctctctctccttctcagCTTCTAACCTAGAAGAAGACCACCGAACTAGATCcaccttttcttcttgttatcATGAAGAAGATCTTCATTACACTTCTCTTTATCACCTCCTTCctctgttcatcttcttcagctgAAGACGACGTTCTCTGTCTCCAAGGTTTGAAAAACTCACTTACGGATCCTTCTTCTCGACTCACCTCATGGTCTTTCCCAAACTCTTCCGCTTCTTCGATTTGTAAACTCACCGGTGTTTCCTGCTGGAACGAGAAAGAGAATCGTATTATCTCTCTCCAGCTCCAATCGATGCAGCTCGCCGGTGAGATTCCTGAGTCTCTTAAGCTTTGTCGTAGTTTACAGTCTCTAGATCTCTCCGGAAACGATCTCTCCGGTTCGATTCCTTCTCAAATCTGTTCTTGGCTTCCTTATCTCGTTACGTTAGATCTATCTGGGAATAACCTTGGTGGATCTATTCCTACTCAGATCGTTGAGTGTAAGTTTCTAAACGCTTTGGTTTTGAGTGATAATAAGCTTTCTGGTTCGATTCCTTCTCAGTTGAGTCGATTAGATCGGCTTAGACGTCTTTCACTAGCTGGTAACGATCTCTCCGGTTCGATTCCTTCTGAGCTTTCGAGGTTTGGAGAAGATGATTTTAGTGGTAATAATGGACTTTGCGGGAAGCCTTTGTCAAAGTGTGGTGC from Camelina sativa cultivar DH55 chromosome 3, Cs, whole genome shotgun sequence includes:
- the LOC104776553 gene encoding microtubule-associated protein TORTIFOLIA1 gives rise to the protein MSLSPSSSSTSPSSQSPSTPPDLKQRVIACLNKLADRDTLALASAELDSIAKSLTHDSFSPFLNCIHNTDSSVKSPVRKQCVALLSLLSRYHGDSLTPHLAKMVSTVIRRLRDPDSSVRSACAVATADMSAHVTRQPFASVAKPLIETLVQEGDSNLQIGAALCLAASVEAATDPESEQLRKSLPKIGKLLKSEGFKAKAALLSAVGSIITAGGAGTKPVLDWLVPVLIEFLSCEDWAARKSAAEALGKVATAEDLASQYKKASTAALESRRFDKVKSVRETMNRALNLWKEVSNDDEASLSPSRSSSTDDGSSIGCFTSVTRSSTMDVGFKSGRPKKVMPMMKRSPSLPVNRSYPATRQKENLPKRNQGNMTMLAAEASIVDNNKGPPQFTPVKQSSEETAKSGPGGPDIIKHTISEKSREDNKVSGFGGLKSGSRVAPCSSDDGDSYDSVAKNCEDEIDDSRKDSEELSLIREQLALIENQQSSLLDLLQKFMGTSQSGIQSLESRVSGLEMALDEISCDLAVSNGRVPKNSSGCAGESCSKLPGTEF
- the LOC104776554 gene encoding glycosyltransferase family 92 protein At1g27200, with the translated sequence MMEYENGKKRKVRNKHQLKAQFLSQRYLILCCCFFVLLFFLSSDRISTLSVRSDSLRPSLRVPALSVLSSMDSIHRSFHGGVKFPELRVDDRVQFPDHLLLILSSKIERGGEKNLVCVYRGVKEETLVLPSISSDEFDEFRSIVRCPNAPLNYSSSVDLRFRGDLVKKKEQRQSSRVHNWEKLGYEAVVDGDTVVVFVKGLTRRPHKESDPSYYKCQFEIGDSDEKEVTQALAAAQEVVRCVSPDSLKLNPEMMFRVSVIHIDPRGRTTPALPSVARLYGSDLNEKNKKEEKSVVNNKHELCVCTMLWNQAPFLREWIMYHSWLGVERWFIYDNNSDDGIQDEIELLSLENYNVSRHVWPWIKTQEAGFSHCAVRAKEECNWVGFFDVDEFYYFPTHRSQGLPSKNALKSLVSNYTSWDLVGEIRTECHSYGPSGLTSVPSQGVTVGYTCRQANPERHKSIIRPELLTSSLLNEVHHFQLKEGIGHMSLVESVAVVNHYKYQVWETFKAKFYRRVATYVVDWQENQNQGSKDRAPGLGTEAIEPPDWKRRFCEVWDTGLKDLVLSNFADQVTGYLPWQRQQQQE